ATCTGGTCAATAAGCGCTCTGTATTCAGCAAGACTGCTGAAACCTATCACCGATTGAGGGTTTCAACAAGGCCGTTCCGGGCTAAATGGTCTTCGGCGTGATCGAGGGCGGTGTTCGCCGGCATCGGCCCGACAATGAACTCGGTCGCGTACTTCTCGTCGTCTCGGTAGATGTCGACGTGGAGTCCCTCTTCGGTGACGTCGTGCATGCACTCTCGACCCTCTCAGCGGAGCGTCTCGTACCCACCGCGTCGCCCGCGACCCGGCGGATGATCAAGGCGCTGCTTGAGGCTGGTGAACCGCTCGGGAAGGACGAACTCATGGAGCGAGCGGATATCTGCGGGAAGACGTACTACAATCGGATTGAGGACCTGCGGGCAATCGCGATCGTTGAGCAGGACGAGGGGGGCGTGTGGCGTCTCTTCGTTGAGCCCTGGTGGGCAGCTGAGGCACAGACTGACGAGCCGTATTTGGATATGACCGAGGAGATGCGAACTGCGTTTACTCGTGAGTTCCCCGAGGATCTGCTGTTTGAAATTGCCATACAGCACCGAGCATCCGTATTCGGTTAAGGATGTGAATCGATAGACAGCGATGAGTTCGGCTGCATCTGTCCAAGTTCCCACTCAGGATCAGAATCTCCCCGAGCTGGGCCTCGGAGACACCGTTCTCAACGAGTCTGTATCTGCCGTTAGTGGCACAATGAAACTTAACCGAACACGGATGATCGAACACCCTGTCCATTAAGACGTTGTCGACGTGAACGAGCTCTTCGGCGGAGTCAAGCAGATCCTCGACAATTTCCAGTTGTGTCTCCCCCTTTCGGACGGGGCGCGCGTCCAGCACGATTGGGACGGCATTGCCGACCAGCTGGACCGTCGCCCACTGGTAGGCGTACTCGTCGCTGTTGTCTTTCGTTCCGATGATTTCGTCCTCGTGGCCTGTACGGTCACCTGTGAAAGGATCAGCTTCGGTAATGTCGATTACGACGATACCTGCTCGGAAGAATTCCTCTGTCTTCGCGACCTCGTCCAGCAGTTGACGGACAGCTTGTCGATACATCTCTC
This sequence is a window from Salinigranum marinum. Protein-coding genes within it:
- a CDS encoding DUF7718 family protein, with amino-acid sequence MHDVTEEGLHVDIYRDDEKYATEFIVGPMPANTALDHAEDHLARNGLVETLNR